Within the Terriglobales bacterium genome, the region ACGCCCACGCGACAGCCGCCGGGACGGCGGCGCACGGCGGATATGTACACCGTTCCAAAACTCGACAACTACTCCCAGGGGTCGCTGGAAAAAGCGTTCGCCGACCTGCGCGCTGCCTTCGACTCAGAAGCGCAGGCACCGCTCGACGAGGCGGGAGGCAAGGCCTTCCGCGACCGCTGGCTGGGACGCAAGAGCGGCATCCTCACACAAGTCAACGACCAGTGGCTGAAGGCGGCGCCGGCAGAGGCGAAGCGCGAGGTCGGGCGGCGGCTGAATGAGCTGAAGCCGCATGTAGAGAGCACTGTTCAGAAGGCGTTAACTAGGGCGAAGCTGCGTAGCCTTCCTGCAATCGTACGCGAAGCCAATGTCGACGCTTGGATTGCTGAGGCCGAGAAGGCAATCGCCCGAAAGGAAGACCTCTCTTTGGAGCTTGGAAGTGACCTTGGCGAGCACTGGCAGGACGCCATGGAGAAACATCTCGCAGCCGACAAGCTCGACGTCACTCTGCCCGGCATCCGCCGACCACTGGGGGCGGAGCATCCCATCCTCCGCACCATGAATGAGATCGTCGCGGTCTTCCGCGCCATGGGGTACTCCATCGGCGAAGGGCCGGAGATCGAGACCGACTACTACAATTTCGAGGCGCTGAACTTTCCGCCCAACCATCCCGCGCGCGACAGTCAGGACACGCTGTTCGTGGCCGGGCAGGAGCAGAAGCCGCTGCGCGAGCGGCTGCTGTTGCGCACACACACCTCTCCGGTACAGATCCGCACCATGGAGAAGCAGCCGCCGCCGGTGCGCATCGTCATCCCGGGGAAGGTCTACCGGCACGACACGCCGGACGCCAGCCACTCGCCGCTCTTCCATCAGGTAGAAGGGCTGGCGGTGGATACGGGAATCACCTTTTCGGACCTCAAGGGCACGCTCGACCACGCCATGAAGGCGCTGTTCGGCTCGAGCGTGAAGACGCGCTTCTTCCCGTCGTTCTTCCCCTTCACCGAGCCCAGCGCCGACGTGGCCATCACCTGCTTCAAGTGCAACGGCAAGGGACGGATCGGAGAAACGCCCTGCCGGATGTGCAAGATGAGCGGATGGATCGAGCTTCTGGGCTCGGGCATGGTGGACCCGGCGGTCTTCGGATTTGTGAAGGCGAACGGCTACGACCCGGAGAAGATCTCCGGCTTCGCCTTCGGCATGGGCGTGGACCGCATCGCCATGATGAAGTACGAGATCGACGACATCTCGCTGCTCTTCCAGGGGGACGTGCGGTTCTTGGAGCAGTTCGCATGAAGATCTCTCCCACATGGCTGCGCGAGTTTGTTGCCCTGAAGGCGGCGCCGGCGACGCTCGCCGAGGAGCTGACGCGGGCGGGGCTGGCTCCGGAATCCATCGAGGGCGAGGGCGAGCAGGCGGTGATGGACCTCGAGATCACCACCAACCGCGTGGACGCCATGAACCACTACGGCGTGGCGCGGGAGTGCGCTGCTATCTACGACCTCGACCTGAAGCCCATCCAGCCGAAGCTGCCCGCGACCAAAGACAAAGCCAAGTTCGCCATCCAGATCGAGGATCGGGAGGGCTGCGCGCGGTACACGGCGCGCATCGTGCGCGGGGTGACCGTCAAGCCGTCGCCGGCCCATATTGCGCAGCGCCTGGAACTTTGTGGCGCAAGACCCATCAACAACGCCGCCGACGCCACCAACTACAACCTGATGGAGATGGGCCACCCCACGCACGCCTTCGACCTCGACCTGCTGGAGGGCGGCAGGATCATCGTGCGCCGGGCCAAGGAGGGCGAGCGGCTGAAGACGCTCGACGGGGCGGAGCGCAAGCTGTCATCCGAAGACCTGGTGATCGCGGACGGGAAGAAAGCCGTGGCCATAGCCGGGGTGATCGGCGGCTTCGACACCATGATCACCGAGCGCACCAAGAACGTGCTGATCGAATCGGCGTGGTTCGACCCGGTGACGGTGCGCAAGACGGCGCGGCGGCATGGGTTGCACACCGACGCCTCGCACCGCTTCGAGCGCGGCGCCGACTTTGCCGCGACGCCCCTGGCGTGCGCGCGCGTGGCACAGCTGATTCTCGAGACGGGCGGCGGGACGCTCGAAGGCGGAGAGATCGACGCCGTGGCGCGGCGCATCGCGCGCCCGGCGGTGTGGCTGCGCCACTCACAGGTCAAGCGCATCCTCGGTCAGGCGATCCCGGAGCGCGAGGTGCGGCGCATCCTCGACCGGCTGGGATTCACCACCACGCCGAGCCGCGGGCCGAAAGTATCCGCCGCGAAGAAAGCGAAGAAAGCCGCCGCCGAGCCGGGGCTGATAGTCGAGCTGCCCACGTGGCGGCTGGACGTGGAGCGCGAGATCGACCTCATCGAAGAGATTGCGCGCATCTACGGCTATGACCGCTTCCCCAACACTCTGCCGGCGTTCTCCGGAGCGGTAGTCGAGCTGCCGGACGCGGCAAAAGACGCGCGCCTGAGAGCCGCGCTGCTGGGGCTGGGCTATCACGAAGCCATCTCGCTGAGCTTCATCACGCGGGCGGATGCCGAGGCTTTCTCCAGCGCGAAGCCGGTGGAACTGGCCAATCCCATCAGCGAAGAAGCCACCACGATGCGCACGTCGCTGGTCCCGGGGATGCTGGGGATGCTGGCGTGGAACCTGAACCGGGGGACGGGGAGCGTAAGGCTGTTCGAGAGCGGCAACGTCTATTTGCTGGCGGGCGCAAAAACGGAAGAGCGCAAGACCTTGTGCCTGGGAGCGACGGGCGAGGCGCATCCGGCATCGCCGCACGAGGCCGCGCGGGCGTACGGGTTCTTCGACCTGAAGGGCGACGTGGAGGTCCTGCTCGAGGCCTTCCCTCATTCCGATGTTTCCTACGACGCGCAGGCCGGCCCGGCCTACCATCCCGGGCGCTCGGCGCGGGCGGTGCTGGGGGGCGCGACGGTGGCGCGCTTCGGGCAGATCCATCCGGAGATGGCCACCGCGCGCAAGCTGCGCCAGGATGTCTTCGTCGCGGAGATCCACCTCGACCAACTCTACCGGCAGGCGCTGCGCGAGCCGCGCTACCAGGCCATCCCGCGCTTCCCGGCGGTGGAGCGCGACTTCTCATTCTTTTTCGACGGGGCCACCCGCTTCGCCGAGATCCGCAGCGCCATCGCGGCGCTGGGGCTGAAGGAGCTGGCCAGCGTGCGTCCGGCGGAAGTCCTCCCCGGGGGCGCGGCGCCGACGGGAAAGTATTCGATGCTCGTGCGCGCCACCTTCCAGTCGTCGGAGCGCACCTTGCGCGACGACGAAGTGGCCGGGTGGTCGGCGACGATCGTGCAGGCGCTCCAGGGATTGGGCGGGAAGCTGCGGGCTTAGCGTCTGGCGTCTTGGCTGCGGTTCCACGGCGGAGATAGACTACGAAGCGTAACAGGACACAGAGATGAGTTCGAACAGGGAAGTGTCCGCCTGGAAGCGCCGGCTGCTGTGGCTGATCTTTTTCGGCAGCTTCGGCTTCGCCGGCGGAGGCGCCTTCCTGCTCTTCGGCATGGTCCCGCTGGAGCACAGGCTGGCGGTCAGCGGCTGGTCGCAGCCGGATATCGACCAGACGCTCTCCTTCGTAGTCTATGGATGGGTGCTGTTCTCGTTTCTGGCGGCGACGGTGTACTCGCACCTCACGTTGCAATCGGCGCGGCCGATTGCGGCGGTTTCGCTGGCCGGGTTGATGGCGCTGGCCGCCAGCTTCGTCTTCCACGAGTTCCTGCACGGCAAGTCCTTGATGATGGCCGGACGGACAGCCAAGATCGAGGAGGTTTCGCAGCGCTTCAGCTTCGGCCCCTATCCCGACAAGGACGAACTCAAGTTGCTGAAAGAACAAGGCTACGACGGGATCATCAGCCTGCTGCATCCCGTTATCCCCTTTGAAGAGGTCCTGCTGGAGGAGGAGAAGAAGAACGGAGCGGAATTGGGCCTGAAGGTCTACTCCTTCCCTATGCTGCCCTGGATCTCGGAGAACAAGGCGGCGCTCGCCGGCATCCAGAAACTGATCCAGCAGTCCAACGAGCGCTACTACGTGCACTGCTACCTGGGACAGCACCGCGCCAACCTGGTGCGGCGCATGGCGGGCTACGGCAGCTCGGCGGAGGAGGCGGGTGAGAATCACGAGCTGCCCGACCACCTGGAGCGCGGCCAACTCTTCAGCTACGAGGGCACGCGCATCGTGGTGGGCCCCTTCCCCAGCGACGAGGAATGGTTCGGGATCATCCTGCGGCACGGCATCCGCGAAGTGGTCTCCACGCTCAACCCGAACAACCCCGAGGAACGCGGGATGATCGGCAAGATGAAACAGATCAGCCAGGACTACAACTTCGTCCTGACCGAGCGGCCGCTCGACCGCACGGCGCCAGACCCGGGAGCCGTCCAGCGGCTGGCCGAGTATCTCAAGAAAGATGACCGCAAGGTGTACGTGGTGGGCTCCCAGGCCGACAATTGGGCGTTGGAGCTGGACAAGGCGCTGGGTGGCCGCGAGGCCCTGATCGCTTCTCCCCTCGGCCAGGACATGTTCACGCGCGGCCCGCTGATGACAGTGAACGACTCGGTGGTGCTGGGGCCGTATCCGACCGACGCGGAAGTGGAAGTGCTGAAAAAGGCCGGGGTGCGGGCCGTGGTCTCGTTGCTGGACAACGACCAGACCGAGTGGATCGCCAAGGAAGCGCGCTGGGCCCAGGAGAACCACTTCGTGTTGAAGCGCTTCCCGCTCAAGCCCAGCGAAGTCACGCGGGGGAAGCTGGAGGACATCTCAGTCTACTTGTTCAACCAGCCGGGGCTGACCTACGTGCATACCTTCCGCAGCGACAACACCCTGCGCGAGCTCCAACGCACCATGCGGCGCATGATTCGCGAATAGAGGGTCCGCGAGTAGCGCGACCTTCCTGTTTGTCAGCTCAATACTGGCGCGAGGACAGCTTCCGTCCTACAATTCCCCGGACTTTTCCTGGAGGCCGCTGCCATGTCCGTATCCCGCCGAAACTTTCTTCGCAATGTTGGGTTCGGAGCCGTGGCCGCGGGCGCCGTCTCGGCGCTGCCGCTGGGCGAATCGCTGCTGTTCGCCGAGCCGCCGCGCGCGGCCCAGCCGGGCGGGCCCATCCTGCTCAACTCCAACGAGAACGCCTACGGCACCTTCCCCAGCGTGCATGCCGCCATGCAGCGGGCCCTCGAGGAGAGCAACCGCTATCCCGAGGACGACCGCTTCGTCGAGCGCGTGGCCGCGCTGCACAAGGTGAAGGCGGAGCAGGTGCTGGCGGGCTGCGGCTCGGGGGAGATCCTGAAGATCGCGGCCAGCGCCTTTACCGGGCCGGGGAAGAAACTGGTGCAGGCCTCGCCTACGTTCGAGGCTCTGGGGGCGTACGCGCGCTCGGTGGGGGCGGAGGTGGTACGCGTCCCGCTGGACAAGAACTCGGCTCATGACCTGGACGCCATGCTGGCGGCCTGCGGCTCCGGCGCCGGGCTGGTCTACATCTGCAATCCCAACAACCCCACCGCCAGCCTTACGCCGCGCAGCGACCTGGAAACCTTCCTCAAGAAGCTGCCGGCGGGGGTGGTGGTGCTGATGGACGAGGCCTACCACCACTTCGTGGACTCGCCCGAGTACACCAGCTTCCTCGACCGGCCGGTGGAGAGCGAGCAGATGCTGGTGGCGCGGACGTTCTCCAAGGTCTATGGCCTGGCGGGAGCGCGGCTAGGATACAGCGTGGCGCCGCTCAAGGTGACGGAAGCCATGCGTCCCCACCGACTTTTCGACAGCGGCAACCAGATGGTGCTGCACGGGGCGATAGCGGCGCTCGAGGACTCGGCCGCCATGCACGCCGCAGCCAAGCGCAATGCAGACGACCGGGCCGAGTTCGTGCGGCAGGCACAGGCGAGGAAGGTGTCGCTCGTCCCTTCGCAGGCCAACTTCGTGATGATGCACACGGGGCGGCCGGTGCGCGAGGTGATCGCGCACTTCCGCTCGCAGAACATCCTTGTAGGGCGGCCGTTCCCGCCCATGGAGACCTATCTGCGGGTCTCGCTGGGGCGGCCGGCGGAGATGCAGGCCTTCTGGAAGGCGT harbors:
- the pheT gene encoding phenylalanine--tRNA ligase subunit beta; this translates as MKISPTWLREFVALKAAPATLAEELTRAGLAPESIEGEGEQAVMDLEITTNRVDAMNHYGVARECAAIYDLDLKPIQPKLPATKDKAKFAIQIEDREGCARYTARIVRGVTVKPSPAHIAQRLELCGARPINNAADATNYNLMEMGHPTHAFDLDLLEGGRIIVRRAKEGERLKTLDGAERKLSSEDLVIADGKKAVAIAGVIGGFDTMITERTKNVLIESAWFDPVTVRKTARRHGLHTDASHRFERGADFAATPLACARVAQLILETGGGTLEGGEIDAVARRIARPAVWLRHSQVKRILGQAIPEREVRRILDRLGFTTTPSRGPKVSAAKKAKKAAAEPGLIVELPTWRLDVEREIDLIEEIARIYGYDRFPNTLPAFSGAVVELPDAAKDARLRAALLGLGYHEAISLSFITRADAEAFSSAKPVELANPISEEATTMRTSLVPGMLGMLAWNLNRGTGSVRLFESGNVYLLAGAKTEERKTLCLGATGEAHPASPHEAARAYGFFDLKGDVEVLLEAFPHSDVSYDAQAGPAYHPGRSARAVLGGATVARFGQIHPEMATARKLRQDVFVAEIHLDQLYRQALREPRYQAIPRFPAVERDFSFFFDGATRFAEIRSAIAALGLKELASVRPAEVLPGGAAPTGKYSMLVRATFQSSERTLRDDEVAGWSATIVQALQGLGGKLRA
- a CDS encoding aminotransferase class I/II-fold pyridoxal phosphate-dependent enzyme; its protein translation is MSVSRRNFLRNVGFGAVAAGAVSALPLGESLLFAEPPRAAQPGGPILLNSNENAYGTFPSVHAAMQRALEESNRYPEDDRFVERVAALHKVKAEQVLAGCGSGEILKIAASAFTGPGKKLVQASPTFEALGAYARSVGAEVVRVPLDKNSAHDLDAMLAACGSGAGLVYICNPNNPTASLTPRSDLETFLKKLPAGVVVLMDEAYHHFVDSPEYTSFLDRPVESEQMLVARTFSKVYGLAGARLGYSVAPLKVTEAMRPHRLFDSGNQMVLHGAIAALEDSAAMHAAAKRNADDRAEFVRQAQARKVSLVPSQANFVMMHTGRPVREVIAHFRSQNILVGRPFPPMETYLRVSLGRPAEMQAFWKAWGQMPRIQ
- the pheS gene encoding phenylalanine--tRNA ligase subunit alpha; the encoded protein is MYTVPKLDNYSQGSLEKAFADLRAAFDSEAQAPLDEAGGKAFRDRWLGRKSGILTQVNDQWLKAAPAEAKREVGRRLNELKPHVESTVQKALTRAKLRSLPAIVREANVDAWIAEAEKAIARKEDLSLELGSDLGEHWQDAMEKHLAADKLDVTLPGIRRPLGAEHPILRTMNEIVAVFRAMGYSIGEGPEIETDYYNFEALNFPPNHPARDSQDTLFVAGQEQKPLRERLLLRTHTSPVQIRTMEKQPPPVRIVIPGKVYRHDTPDASHSPLFHQVEGLAVDTGITFSDLKGTLDHAMKALFGSSVKTRFFPSFFPFTEPSADVAITCFKCNGKGRIGETPCRMCKMSGWIELLGSGMVDPAVFGFVKANGYDPEKISGFAFGMGVDRIAMMKYEIDDISLLFQGDVRFLEQFA